A genomic stretch from Streptomyces sp. QL37 includes:
- a CDS encoding acyl-CoA dehydrogenase family protein — translation MSTDHALPRSVSAEQRAFVGALRDFARRECGTREQRDALAAEAGGPHAPSLYARLAELGWLGVCLPEAYGGSGGGMTDACLFLRETARGLVPAGGFITSVITAKAYERFGSEAQCKAAIGGAVDGQVLSIAMSEPEAGSDVAALRCKAERMPDGRWLVNGHKTWISNAHLAEHILLVARTDASGAKHEGLTMFHVPAGTPGIEIRPIETMGGREVNDVFLTDVSLPADAVVGTADRAWTQLMAGLNAERLFLAANMLGLAERILEDTVAYVRGREQFGRPVGSFQALRHRLADLATEIECARLLVFDVAAACDAEPERLFPREASMAKLKATETARHAALEGMQMMGGYGYATEYDMERHLRAAVVSTVYGGTSEIQRDIIGKSYGL, via the coding sequence ATGTCCACCGACCACGCCCTGCCCCGCTCGGTCTCCGCCGAGCAGCGCGCCTTCGTCGGCGCCCTGCGCGACTTCGCCCGGCGCGAGTGCGGCACGCGGGAGCAGCGCGACGCGCTGGCGGCGGAGGCGGGCGGCCCGCACGCGCCGTCCCTCTACGCCCGGCTGGCGGAGCTCGGCTGGCTCGGCGTGTGCCTGCCCGAGGCCTACGGGGGCTCGGGCGGCGGGATGACGGACGCCTGCCTCTTCCTCCGTGAGACGGCGCGCGGCCTCGTGCCGGCGGGCGGGTTCATCACTTCGGTGATCACGGCGAAGGCGTACGAGCGCTTCGGCAGCGAGGCCCAGTGCAAGGCGGCGATCGGTGGTGCGGTGGACGGCCAGGTGCTGTCCATCGCGATGTCCGAGCCGGAGGCCGGATCCGACGTGGCGGCGCTGCGGTGCAAGGCGGAACGCATGCCGGACGGGCGCTGGCTGGTCAACGGTCACAAGACCTGGATCTCCAACGCGCATCTGGCCGAGCACATCCTGCTGGTTGCCCGGACCGACGCGAGCGGGGCGAAGCACGAAGGGCTGACCATGTTCCATGTCCCGGCAGGGACGCCCGGGATCGAGATCCGGCCCATCGAGACGATGGGCGGCCGCGAGGTCAACGACGTCTTCCTCACCGACGTCTCGCTGCCGGCGGATGCGGTGGTCGGCACGGCCGACCGCGCGTGGACCCAGCTGATGGCGGGGCTCAACGCGGAGCGCCTCTTCCTGGCGGCGAACATGCTGGGCCTGGCGGAGCGGATCCTGGAGGACACCGTCGCGTACGTGCGGGGACGCGAGCAGTTCGGCCGCCCGGTCGGTTCCTTCCAGGCGCTGCGGCACCGGCTGGCCGACCTGGCGACCGAGATCGAGTGCGCCCGGCTGCTGGTCTTCGACGTGGCCGCGGCCTGCGACGCCGAGCCGGAGCGGCTCTTCCCGCGCGAGGCCTCGATGGCGAAGCTCAAGGCCACCGAGACGGCGAGGCACGCGGCTCTGGAGGGAATGCAGATGATGGGTGGCTACGGCTACGCGACGGAGTACGACATGGAGCGGCATCTGCGGGCCGCGGTCGTTTCGACCGTCTACGGCGGCACGAGTGAGATCCAGCGCGACATCATCGGCAAGAGCTACGGCCTGTAG
- a CDS encoding macro domain-containing protein: MSGITYLQGDATSPRGKGVKLIVHCCNDLGGWGKGFVLALSRRWPEPEAAYRRWHRERAGNDFGLGAVQFVQAGPYVWVANLVGQRGIRTGSKGVPVRYEAIDTGLDKVAARAAELGASVHMPRIGCGLAGGTWSRVEPLLIDRLVSRGIEVTVYDFG; encoded by the coding sequence ATGTCGGGGATCACCTACCTGCAGGGCGATGCCACCAGCCCCCGGGGCAAGGGCGTCAAGCTGATCGTGCACTGCTGCAACGACCTGGGCGGCTGGGGCAAGGGCTTCGTCCTGGCCCTTTCCCGCCGCTGGCCCGAGCCCGAGGCCGCGTACCGCCGCTGGCACCGCGAGCGCGCGGGCAACGACTTCGGCCTGGGGGCCGTGCAGTTCGTCCAGGCCGGCCCGTACGTCTGGGTGGCGAATCTGGTCGGTCAGCGGGGGATACGCACCGGCAGCAAGGGCGTGCCGGTGCGTTACGAGGCGATCGACACGGGTCTGGACAAGGTAGCCGCCAGGGCGGCGGAGCTGGGCGCTTCGGTCCACATGCCGAGGATCGGCTGCGGGCTGGCGGGCGGCACATGGTCCCGGGTCGAGCCGCTCCTCATCGACCGGCTGGTGAGCCGCGGTATCGAGGTGACGGTGTACGACTTCGGCTGA